A stretch of the Bacillus licheniformis DSM 13 = ATCC 14580 genome encodes the following:
- the whiA gene encoding DNA-binding protein WhiA: MSFASETKKELTNLEVKDCCAKAELSALIRMNGSLSFSNRKVVLDVQTENAAIARRIYTLLKKQYDVSVELLVRKKMRLKKNNVYIVRLIENAKPILEDLKILGDNFVIARNISEDLVKKRCCKRSYMRGAFLAGGSVNNPETSSYHLEIFSLYKEHNDSLCRLMNQFHLNSKTLERKKGYITYLKEAEKITEFLNVIGAHNSLLRFEDVRIVRDMRNSVNRLVNCETANLNKTIGASLRQVENIKLIDERIGLDALPEKLREIAQLRIDYQEVTLKELGEMVSSGKISKSGINHRLRKLDEIAEQLRSGQSVSLK; encoded by the coding sequence ATGTCATTTGCATCGGAAACGAAAAAAGAACTTACAAACCTTGAAGTAAAGGATTGCTGCGCGAAAGCAGAGCTCTCTGCCCTCATTCGGATGAACGGTTCATTGTCTTTCTCAAACCGAAAAGTGGTTCTCGACGTCCAGACCGAGAACGCGGCCATCGCCAGAAGAATTTACACATTGCTGAAGAAACAATACGATGTTTCCGTTGAACTGCTCGTTCGAAAGAAAATGAGACTGAAAAAAAACAATGTCTACATCGTACGCCTGATCGAAAATGCCAAGCCGATTCTCGAGGACTTGAAAATACTCGGAGACAACTTTGTCATTGCCAGAAACATCTCCGAAGACTTAGTCAAAAAACGATGCTGCAAACGGTCTTATATGAGAGGGGCATTTTTAGCCGGGGGTTCTGTCAACAATCCCGAGACATCTTCTTACCACCTCGAGATTTTTTCGCTGTACAAAGAGCATAATGATTCATTGTGCAGGCTCATGAATCAGTTCCATTTAAACAGCAAAACGCTTGAGCGGAAAAAGGGATACATCACGTATCTGAAGGAAGCCGAAAAAATCACCGAGTTTTTGAATGTGATCGGCGCGCATAATTCGCTGCTCCGCTTTGAAGACGTCCGGATCGTGCGCGATATGAGAAACTCGGTCAACCGGCTCGTCAATTGCGAGACCGCCAATTTAAACAAAACGATCGGCGCTTCTCTGCGGCAGGTGGAAAACATCAAGCTGATCGACGAAAGAATCGGGCTTGATGCGCTGCCGGAAAAGCTGAGGGAAATCGCTCAGCTCCGCATTGATTATCAGGAAGTAACATTAAAGGAACTCGGGGAAATGGTGTCGAGCGGAAAAATCAGCAAATCGGGCATCAACCACCGACTTAGGAAACTGGATGAAATAGCTGAGCAGCTGCGTTCAGGACAATCTGTCTCTTTAAAATAG
- a CDS encoding gluconeogenesis factor YvcK family protein, with translation MADQKKIAIFGGGTGLSVLLRGLKQQPVDITAIVTVADDGGSSGRLRDELKIPPPGDVRNVLAALSDVEPLVEDLFQHRFSKGGDLIGHSLGNLILAAMTNITGDFFHAVTEMSKVLNVRGRVLPAANTSVVLHAEMDDGQIISGESTIPSYGKRIKRVFLTPEKIEPVPETIDVIRGADLIILGPGSLYTSILPNLLVPKIREEILNAPAKKVYICNVMTQPGETLYYSAADHVKALNQHMGGPFIDTILVNNEEIPDDIRERYAKEQAQPVQFNIDDLSAMGLEVIKDQIVTYENGVIRHDTHKVASLLVDLLKE, from the coding sequence ATGGCAGATCAGAAAAAAATCGCAATCTTTGGCGGAGGAACTGGCCTTTCGGTACTGCTCAGAGGATTGAAGCAGCAGCCGGTAGACATCACGGCGATTGTGACAGTCGCAGATGACGGCGGAAGCTCGGGGAGGCTGCGCGACGAGCTGAAAATTCCCCCGCCGGGGGACGTCAGAAATGTCCTCGCTGCACTGTCTGATGTCGAACCGCTTGTTGAAGACCTGTTCCAGCACCGCTTCTCTAAAGGCGGCGATTTAATCGGCCATTCATTGGGAAATTTGATTTTGGCGGCGATGACGAATATAACCGGTGATTTCTTTCACGCCGTCACTGAAATGAGCAAAGTCTTAAATGTGAGAGGAAGGGTTCTGCCCGCGGCCAATACCAGCGTTGTCCTTCATGCGGAAATGGATGACGGACAGATCATATCAGGGGAATCGACGATTCCGTCTTACGGGAAGCGGATTAAACGGGTGTTTTTAACCCCTGAAAAAATCGAACCCGTTCCGGAAACGATTGACGTGATCCGCGGCGCCGACCTGATTATTCTCGGCCCCGGAAGCCTGTATACGAGCATCTTGCCGAACCTTCTCGTTCCGAAGATAAGGGAAGAGATATTAAACGCCCCGGCAAAAAAAGTTTATATTTGCAATGTAATGACCCAGCCGGGAGAAACGCTGTACTACAGTGCGGCAGACCATGTAAAAGCGCTTAACCAGCATATGGGCGGTCCGTTTATCGATACGATCCTCGTCAACAATGAGGAAATCCCGGACGACATTCGGGAACGCTATGCGAAGGAGCAGGCACAGCCCGTCCAGTTTAATATTGATGATCTGTCTGCGATGGGGCTTGAGGTCATCAAAGATCAGATTGTGACATACGAGAATGGCGTGATCCGTCATGATACACATAAAGTCGCTTCGCTACTTGTTGATTTGTTAAAAGAATAG
- the hisF gene encoding imidazole glycerol phosphate synthase subunit HisF has translation MITKRIIPCLDVKDGRVVKGVQFVELKDAGDPVELAEVYDHEGADELVFLDISASHEGRKTMVDVVERVAAKLAIPFTVGGGINRLDDMKTILRAGADKVSVNTAAVLRPELITEGADFFGSQCIVVAIDAKYDPEADLYYVYTHGGRKKTNLEAVSWAKEAVRRGAGEILLTSMDSDGEKNGFDCRLTKLVSEAVSVPVIASGGAGRADHMYDAFAEGRADAALAASIFHYKETSVKEVKAYLKERGVNVR, from the coding sequence GTGATCACAAAACGAATCATCCCGTGTTTGGACGTAAAAGATGGACGCGTTGTCAAAGGTGTACAATTTGTTGAATTGAAAGATGCCGGCGACCCGGTTGAACTGGCTGAAGTATATGATCATGAAGGCGCAGATGAGCTTGTTTTTCTCGATATCTCGGCTTCCCACGAGGGGAGAAAAACGATGGTTGATGTCGTTGAAAGAGTGGCGGCCAAGCTGGCGATCCCGTTTACCGTCGGCGGCGGCATCAATCGTTTGGATGATATGAAAACGATACTGCGGGCCGGAGCCGACAAAGTTTCCGTCAATACGGCTGCCGTTCTCCGGCCGGAACTGATAACGGAAGGCGCCGACTTTTTCGGCTCTCAATGCATTGTCGTCGCGATTGATGCAAAATACGATCCAGAAGCTGATCTGTACTATGTTTATACACACGGCGGTCGGAAAAAAACGAACCTTGAGGCCGTTTCCTGGGCGAAGGAAGCCGTTCGGCGGGGAGCAGGTGAAATCCTGCTGACAAGCATGGATTCAGACGGAGAAAAGAACGGATTTGACTGCAGGCTGACAAAGCTTGTGTCAGAAGCCGTTTCAGTCCCGGTCATTGCATCCGGAGGCGCAGGGCGTGCGGACCACATGTATGATGCGTTTGCAGAAGGCCGGGCGGACGCGGCTCTTGCCGCATCTATCTTTCATTACAAAGAAACATCTGTAAAAGAAGTAAAAGCTTATTTAAAAGAGCGCGGGGTGAATGTAAGATGA
- a CDS encoding tetratricopeptide repeat protein, translating into MGKYTSEHHKDSRIVQLFQDGQYFYHKGLKAYRERNLSRASKLIQRAIFLEPENTGMLSQLAVIYTEMGFYQQSNELLDFILKNINEKMTECYYFKANNYAHLGLFQEAYKAAETYLKEDPDGEFSEENAELLDLLDMGEEDQGYSQFDQDDLILKQDRAKSLLENGQLQESIAMLEEIISDYPEFWSAYNNLALAYFYAGDVQKAKTTVFTVLEKSHGNLHALCNLLIFYHYERRDDKVEALSEQLSNIYPMLFEQRYKLGATLALVGRYDLGFKWLKSLYRMGFEGDETFYYWLACSAYYTGRVQFARSVWKKMQEEYPDDARMEPWKERKEKRPVQRPLEERLAAYYISGRKGEKAQLKAVLDSQMAKTPFEDQFVRLVLYGESGAAVDSKDALLAYRTAKAIEQADQSAMEQEAMCFWIFHVIQQIRAYGLQLKNAGGLAAAIYYIWKTEHQERLTKAETAKIFQISPGTLSKYERTLKEHL; encoded by the coding sequence GTGGGAAAGTACACTTCTGAACATCATAAAGATTCGAGAATTGTCCAGCTGTTCCAAGATGGGCAATATTTTTATCATAAAGGGCTCAAAGCATACAGAGAGCGAAATTTATCCCGCGCGAGCAAGCTCATACAGAGAGCGATTTTTCTTGAACCTGAAAACACGGGAATGCTGTCCCAACTTGCGGTTATTTATACGGAAATGGGCTTTTATCAGCAATCAAACGAACTTTTGGACTTTATCCTGAAGAACATCAACGAAAAAATGACTGAATGCTACTATTTTAAAGCGAACAACTATGCGCACCTCGGTCTTTTTCAAGAGGCCTATAAAGCGGCGGAGACTTATTTAAAGGAAGATCCGGACGGCGAGTTCAGCGAGGAAAATGCGGAGCTGCTTGATTTATTGGATATGGGAGAGGAAGATCAGGGCTATTCGCAGTTCGATCAGGACGACCTGATTCTGAAACAGGATCGGGCCAAATCACTGCTGGAAAATGGACAGCTTCAGGAATCGATCGCGATGCTTGAAGAAATTATTTCCGATTACCCTGAGTTTTGGTCGGCTTATAACAATCTTGCACTCGCATACTTTTATGCCGGGGACGTTCAGAAAGCCAAAACGACGGTTTTTACGGTCTTGGAAAAAAGTCATGGAAACCTGCATGCGCTTTGCAATCTTCTTATTTTTTATCACTATGAACGACGGGACGATAAGGTCGAGGCGCTTTCCGAACAGCTTTCAAATATTTATCCGATGCTTTTTGAGCAAAGGTATAAGCTCGGTGCCACGCTAGCCCTTGTCGGCCGATACGATCTCGGGTTTAAATGGCTGAAATCACTCTACCGCATGGGATTTGAAGGGGATGAGACCTTTTATTACTGGCTTGCCTGCTCGGCTTATTACACGGGCCGCGTTCAATTTGCCCGGTCTGTATGGAAAAAGATGCAGGAAGAGTATCCGGATGACGCCCGCATGGAGCCGTGGAAAGAACGGAAGGAAAAGAGACCTGTCCAGCGACCGCTCGAGGAGCGCCTTGCCGCATATTATATCAGCGGAAGAAAAGGGGAAAAAGCCCAGCTGAAAGCGGTGCTTGATTCACAGATGGCAAAAACGCCGTTTGAAGATCAGTTTGTCAGACTTGTGCTTTACGGGGAAAGCGGTGCAGCCGTTGATTCAAAAGACGCGCTACTTGCTTACAGGACTGCAAAAGCGATTGAACAAGCGGATCAGTCGGCGATGGAGCAGGAGGCCATGTGCTTTTGGATTTTCCATGTCATTCAGCAGATCAGGGCTTACGGGCTTCAGCTGAAAAATGCCGGCGGGCTTGCGGCAGCGATCTATTACATTTGGAAGACGGAGCATCAGGAGCGTTTGACAAAAGCCGAAACCGCTAAAATTTTCCAAATATCGCCCGGGACGCTTTCAAAGTATGAACGTACATTAAAAGAGCATCTATAG
- the hisH gene encoding imidazole glycerol phosphate synthase subunit HisH, with the protein MIGVIDYGMGNLYSVSKALERIDAPYFVSEHPDELKRADSYILPGVGAFRDAMEILTENGLKTFIQAAANEGKPLLGICLGMQLLFEESEEHGASEGLGLLKGKVVKLKDCDQAGNRLKVPHMGWNLLKVHRDSPLLPKAKEGFAYFVHSYYVSGIEEEALLASAEYGVCVPAVVGLGNVYGAQFHPEKSSTVGMLILERFKQFTQEQKVKK; encoded by the coding sequence ATGATCGGTGTCATAGATTACGGAATGGGAAACCTGTACAGCGTTTCTAAAGCGCTTGAACGGATTGATGCCCCTTATTTTGTGTCCGAGCATCCGGATGAACTGAAGAGAGCGGACAGCTATATCCTTCCGGGAGTCGGCGCTTTTCGGGATGCAATGGAGATTTTAACCGAGAACGGCCTGAAAACATTTATTCAAGCTGCCGCAAACGAAGGAAAACCTCTTCTCGGCATATGCCTCGGCATGCAGCTTTTGTTTGAAGAAAGCGAAGAACACGGGGCGTCAGAAGGGCTCGGCCTGTTGAAAGGAAAAGTCGTTAAACTGAAAGACTGTGATCAAGCGGGAAATCGCTTAAAAGTGCCTCACATGGGCTGGAATCTTCTCAAAGTCCACCGCGACTCGCCGCTTTTGCCAAAAGCGAAAGAAGGATTCGCGTATTTCGTTCATTCGTATTATGTCAGCGGAATCGAAGAGGAAGCTTTGCTTGCAAGCGCCGAATACGGTGTGTGTGTACCCGCTGTCGTCGGTCTTGGCAATGTATACGGGGCCCAGTTCCATCCGGAAAAGAGCAGTACGGTCGGCATGTTGATCTTAGAGCGGTTCAAGCAGTTTACACAAGAACAGAAGGTGAAAAAATGA
- the hisB gene encoding imidazoleglycerol-phosphate dehydratase HisB, which translates to MRKAERARKTNETDIKLSFHIDGEGKADIQTDVPFMTHMLDLFTKHGQFDLSIEAKGDVEIDDHHTTEDIGICLGQALLEALGDKQGIKRYGSSMVPMDEALAQVAIDLSNRPHLEFRAEFPSRKIGTFDTELVHEFLWKFALEARMNLHVIVHYGTNTHHMIEAIFKALGRALDEAALIDPRVKGIPSTKGML; encoded by the coding sequence ATGAGAAAAGCCGAACGGGCAAGAAAAACCAATGAAACTGATATTAAATTATCCTTTCATATTGACGGAGAAGGAAAAGCGGATATTCAAACGGATGTCCCGTTTATGACACATATGCTTGATTTATTTACAAAACACGGGCAGTTTGACCTTTCAATTGAAGCGAAAGGCGATGTTGAAATAGACGACCACCATACGACGGAAGATATCGGAATTTGTCTCGGACAGGCGCTTTTGGAAGCGCTCGGAGATAAACAAGGAATCAAACGCTACGGTTCGAGCATGGTGCCGATGGATGAAGCGCTCGCCCAGGTTGCGATTGATCTGAGCAACAGGCCGCACCTCGAGTTCAGAGCTGAATTCCCAAGCAGGAAAATCGGAACATTTGATACAGAGCTTGTCCATGAATTTTTGTGGAAGTTTGCACTGGAAGCGCGAATGAATCTGCATGTCATCGTTCATTACGGTACGAACACACACCATATGATCGAGGCCATTTTTAAAGCGCTGGGACGTGCGCTTGATGAAGCGGCATTGATCGATCCGCGGGTCAAGGGAATTCCATCAACGAAAGGAATGCTGTAA
- the rapZ gene encoding RNase adapter RapZ: MNANGGHDIQLVIITGMSGAGKTVAIQSFEDLGFFCVDNLPPSLLPKFLELMKESSSKMSKVALVMDLRGREFFDSLIEALDEIGETSWITPRILFLDAKDSVLVSRYKETRRSHPLATTGLPLEGIQTERELLEELKGRSQIIYDTSDMKPKDLREKIVQHFAADHGHTFTVNVMSFGFKYGLPIDADLVFDVRFLPNPYYIDSMRPLTGKDQEVSSYVMKWNETQKFLEKLTELLSFMLPSYKREGKSQLVIAIGCTGGQHRSVTLAEYLADYFKKDYYTHVTHRDIEKKSRK; the protein is encoded by the coding sequence ATGAACGCGAATGGAGGCCATGATATACAGCTTGTGATCATAACCGGAATGTCAGGGGCAGGAAAAACAGTGGCGATTCAAAGCTTTGAAGATCTCGGTTTTTTCTGTGTCGATAATCTGCCGCCATCTTTGCTGCCGAAATTTTTGGAGCTGATGAAGGAATCAAGTTCAAAAATGAGCAAAGTCGCCCTTGTTATGGATTTGCGCGGCCGCGAGTTTTTTGACAGCCTGATTGAAGCGCTTGATGAAATTGGGGAAACATCCTGGATTACCCCGCGAATTTTATTTTTAGATGCCAAGGATTCGGTTCTCGTTTCAAGATATAAAGAGACAAGAAGATCCCATCCCCTTGCGACAACGGGCCTGCCGCTTGAGGGCATCCAAACGGAGCGGGAGCTTCTCGAAGAGCTGAAAGGCCGTTCTCAAATCATCTATGATACATCCGATATGAAGCCGAAAGACCTGCGCGAAAAAATCGTCCAGCATTTTGCGGCAGATCACGGACATACCTTTACTGTGAATGTGATGTCATTCGGGTTTAAATACGGATTGCCGATCGACGCTGATCTAGTGTTCGACGTAAGATTCCTTCCCAATCCGTACTATATCGACAGCATGAGGCCGCTGACGGGGAAAGACCAGGAAGTATCTTCATATGTGATGAAATGGAACGAAACGCAAAAGTTTCTTGAAAAATTGACCGAGCTGCTGAGCTTTATGCTTCCGTCATACAAGCGAGAAGGAAAAAGCCAGCTTGTCATCGCGATTGGCTGCACCGGCGGACAGCATCGTTCTGTGACGCTGGCTGAATACCTTGCCGATTATTTTAAAAAGGACTACTATACTCATGTTACTCACCGGGACATCGAGAAGAAAAGCAGAAAATAG
- the trxB gene encoding thioredoxin-disulfide reductase, translating to MSEEKMYDVIIIGAGPAGMTAAVYTSRANLSTLMVERGVPGGQMANTEDVENYPGFESILGPELSNKMFEHAKKFGAEYAYGDIKEVVDEGDYKIVKAGSKEFKARAVIITAGAEYKKLGVPGEKELGGRGVSYCAVCDGAFFKNKELVVVGGGDSAVEEGVYLTRFASKVTIVHRRDKLRAQSILQARAFDNEKVDFLWNKTVKEIHEQDGKVGKVTLVDTVTGEEEEFRTDGVFIYIGMLPLSEPFKNLGITNEEGYIVTNEQMETKVEGIFAAGDIREKTLRQIVTATGDGSIAAQSVQHYIEELKEKEKAVK from the coding sequence GTGTCAGAAGAAAAAATGTATGACGTCATTATTATAGGAGCAGGTCCTGCGGGAATGACGGCAGCCGTTTATACGTCAAGGGCGAACCTGTCGACTTTGATGGTTGAAAGAGGCGTTCCGGGCGGACAGATGGCCAATACGGAGGATGTTGAAAACTATCCGGGATTTGAAAGCATTCTGGGACCCGAGCTTTCAAATAAAATGTTTGAACATGCGAAAAAGTTCGGCGCTGAGTATGCGTACGGCGATATTAAAGAAGTCGTCGATGAAGGAGACTATAAGATCGTCAAAGCGGGATCAAAAGAATTTAAAGCGCGCGCGGTCATCATCACAGCAGGCGCCGAATATAAGAAGCTCGGCGTACCTGGCGAAAAAGAGCTTGGCGGCCGCGGCGTTTCTTATTGTGCGGTTTGTGACGGCGCCTTCTTTAAAAACAAAGAGCTGGTCGTTGTCGGAGGAGGAGACTCCGCTGTTGAAGAAGGCGTGTACTTAACCCGTTTCGCTTCGAAAGTAACAATCGTCCATCGCCGCGATAAGCTGAGAGCGCAAAGCATTCTTCAGGCGCGCGCGTTTGACAACGAAAAAGTCGACTTTCTCTGGAATAAGACGGTCAAGGAAATTCATGAACAAGACGGAAAAGTCGGCAAAGTGACACTGGTCGATACGGTCACAGGCGAAGAAGAAGAGTTCCGGACTGACGGCGTCTTTATCTACATCGGTATGCTCCCGCTTTCAGAGCCTTTCAAAAACCTCGGCATTACAAATGAAGAGGGCTACATCGTGACAAATGAACAGATGGAAACAAAAGTCGAAGGCATTTTTGCTGCGGGAGACATTCGCGAGAAAACCCTTCGCCAAATCGTAACGGCAACAGGGGACGGAAGCATTGCCGCACAGAGCGTTCAGCACTATATCGAAGAGCTGAAAGAGAAAGAAAAGGCTGTAAAATAA
- a CDS encoding GNAT family N-acetyltransferase — translation MKKGGSIELTHYSEEHSAALLEFELPEEQHRFTALPKEALKRTDGQFPIVILSEGEPVGFFILHATERVKDYSDNLDAMLLTALSGDRKHQGKGFAKEGMLKLPEFVSKEFTHCHEVVLVVNVKNTAAQHLYVKAGFAGTGERKTGPIGEQIVMKLNIK, via the coding sequence GTGAAAAAAGGCGGATCAATAGAATTGACGCATTACTCAGAAGAACATTCAGCTGCGCTTCTCGAATTTGAGCTTCCTGAAGAACAGCATCGATTTACCGCTCTTCCGAAAGAGGCTTTAAAACGGACGGACGGCCAGTTTCCAATCGTAATTTTAAGCGAAGGCGAGCCTGTCGGATTTTTTATCCTCCATGCGACCGAGAGGGTAAAAGACTATTCGGACAACCTGGACGCCATGCTGTTAACGGCGCTATCCGGCGACAGAAAGCACCAGGGAAAAGGTTTTGCAAAAGAAGGAATGCTCAAACTTCCAGAGTTTGTCTCCAAGGAGTTCACCCATTGTCATGAAGTCGTGCTGGTTGTGAACGTGAAAAACACCGCGGCCCAGCACCTGTATGTTAAAGCCGGGTTTGCCGGCACAGGGGAAAGAAAAACAGGGCCGATCGGAGAGCAAATCGTGATGAAATTGAACATCAAATAG
- the hisIE gene encoding bifunctional phosphoribosyl-AMP cyclohydrolase/phosphoribosyl-ATP diphosphatase HisIE has protein sequence MIKADELTFNEAGLIPAIVQDAASKEVLTLAYMNKESFEKTLETKETWFFSRSRGELWHKGATSGNIQRVKDIRLDCDQDALIVLVEPAGPACHKGSYSCFSPGEHIRQTDGGRFDIINELETVIAKRQAEMPEGAYTTYLFREGVDKILKKVGEEAAEVIIAAKNRDPEELKWEAADLLYHLLVLLREQSLPLDDVLGVLKERHEGSES, from the coding sequence ATGATCAAGGCAGACGAGTTGACATTTAATGAAGCCGGCTTGATCCCGGCGATTGTCCAGGATGCAGCGAGCAAAGAAGTGCTGACACTTGCTTATATGAATAAAGAATCGTTTGAAAAAACGCTGGAAACGAAGGAGACATGGTTTTTCAGCAGATCGCGCGGAGAGCTCTGGCATAAGGGAGCGACGTCGGGTAACATTCAGCGTGTGAAAGACATCAGGCTTGACTGTGATCAAGATGCGCTCATCGTGCTTGTTGAACCGGCGGGGCCGGCCTGTCATAAAGGAAGCTACAGCTGTTTCTCGCCCGGCGAACATATCAGACAGACTGATGGCGGCCGCTTTGACATCATCAATGAACTTGAAACCGTCATTGCCAAACGGCAGGCTGAAATGCCTGAAGGCGCATATACAACATATTTGTTCCGTGAAGGCGTTGATAAGATTTTGAAGAAAGTTGGCGAAGAAGCGGCGGAAGTCATCATCGCTGCAAAAAACCGTGATCCTGAAGAACTGAAATGGGAGGCGGCTGACCTTCTTTACCATCTGCTCGTTTTGCTGAGGGAGCAGTCCCTTCCGCTTGATGATGTGCTTGGCGTCTTGAAAGAGCGCCATGAAGGATCTGAATCATAA
- a CDS encoding HPr family phosphocarrier protein, translated as MVQQKVEVLLKTGLQARPAALFVQEANRFQSDIFLEKGDKKVNAKSIMGLMSLAVSSGSEVTLIADGSDEQDALDALTAYVQEKEAKPL; from the coding sequence ATGGTTCAACAAAAAGTGGAAGTTCTTTTAAAAACAGGGCTTCAAGCGCGCCCAGCGGCATTGTTTGTTCAAGAAGCCAACCGTTTTCAATCAGATATTTTTCTGGAAAAGGGAGATAAAAAAGTGAATGCCAAAAGCATCATGGGGCTGATGAGCCTTGCTGTCAGCTCCGGATCGGAAGTCACGCTGATCGCTGACGGATCCGATGAACAAGATGCCCTTGATGCACTGACTGCATATGTTCAAGAGAAAGAAGCTAAACCTTTATGA
- a CDS encoding 8-oxo-dGTP diphosphatase, with protein MQRVTNCVLTSGDKVLLLQKPRRGWWVAPGGKMESGETVRDAVIREYREETGLYVLNPQLKGIFTFIIKENDQVVSEWMMFTFVADHYTGKHVEESEEGIIRWHQAGDVGSLPMAPGDVHILDFMLKGKGLLHGTFTYTPDFELLSYRLDPQGE; from the coding sequence TTGCAAAGAGTGACGAATTGTGTGCTGACTTCAGGTGATAAAGTCCTGTTGCTGCAAAAGCCCAGACGAGGCTGGTGGGTGGCCCCCGGCGGCAAAATGGAAAGCGGGGAAACCGTCAGGGACGCCGTTATCAGGGAATACCGCGAAGAGACGGGCCTGTATGTGCTGAACCCGCAGCTGAAAGGAATATTCACCTTTATCATAAAGGAAAATGATCAGGTTGTATCTGAATGGATGATGTTCACATTCGTCGCCGATCATTATACAGGCAAGCATGTAGAAGAATCAGAAGAAGGCATCATCAGGTGGCATCAGGCGGGGGACGTCGGTAGCTTGCCGATGGCGCCGGGCGACGTCCATATTCTTGATTTTATGCTGAAAGGCAAAGGACTGCTTCACGGCACCTTTACGTATACGCCTGACTTTGAATTGCTGTCCTATCGCCTCGACCCGCAAGGCGAATAA
- the hisA gene encoding 1-(5-phosphoribosyl)-5-[(5-phosphoribosylamino)methylideneamino]imidazole-4-carboxamide isomerase, translating into MSEFTVYPAIDIRNGKCVRLIQGDYEKETIYGHSPLEMASRFAEEGASWIHLVDLDGAREGKKVNGGHVISIADKLDVKVQVGGGIRTEKDVYDYLSQGVERVILGSSAVSNTEFVKKMLKAYGGHIAIGLDARDGFVSTEGWLETSSVRAEELGRELANEGAEVFIFTDIATDGMLSGPNINSTVELARATGKQVIASGGVSSLADLEALASRASEGVSGAIVGKALYTNQFTVAEALERVAAK; encoded by the coding sequence ATGAGCGAGTTTACTGTATATCCTGCCATTGACATAAGAAACGGCAAGTGCGTCAGGCTCATCCAGGGAGATTACGAAAAAGAAACGATTTACGGTCATTCCCCTCTGGAGATGGCCTCACGGTTTGCTGAAGAGGGGGCAAGCTGGATTCATCTTGTCGATTTGGACGGCGCAAGAGAAGGCAAAAAAGTGAACGGCGGCCACGTCATAAGCATTGCTGATAAGCTTGACGTTAAAGTGCAAGTCGGCGGCGGCATCAGGACCGAAAAAGACGTGTATGACTACTTGTCGCAAGGCGTTGAGAGGGTGATCCTAGGCAGCTCTGCCGTATCAAATACCGAGTTTGTCAAAAAAATGCTGAAGGCCTACGGAGGGCACATCGCAATCGGTCTTGACGCAAGGGACGGATTTGTTTCGACTGAAGGGTGGCTTGAGACCTCTTCCGTTAGAGCGGAAGAGCTTGGCCGCGAGCTTGCAAATGAAGGTGCAGAAGTTTTTATCTTCACTGACATTGCGACTGACGGAATGCTGTCAGGACCTAATATCAACAGTACAGTGGAGCTTGCCAGGGCAACCGGCAAACAAGTCATTGCCTCCGGCGGCGTCAGTTCTCTCGCCGATCTTGAGGCGCTCGCTTCCCGCGCTTCGGAAGGCGTCTCTGGCGCTATTGTCGGAAAAGCTCTTTATACCAACCAATTTACCGTGGCTGAAGCGCTTGAAAGGGTGGCGGCAAAGTGA